The following proteins are encoded in a genomic region of Neorickettsia risticii str. Illinois:
- the ribD gene encoding bifunctional diaminohydroxyphosphoribosylaminopyrimidine deaminase/5-amino-6-(5-phosphoribosylamino)uracil reductase RibD, with protein MEAAVNASLFGQGFTADNPSVGCIIVKDDEVVGKGVTGINGSPHAEAVALKVAGIKARGADLYTTLEPCAHHGRTAPCTDLIIGSGIKNVFIGTRDPDTRVNGKGIQKLRESGIVVTTGILKRECCISNIGYFYRQVFGKPFVTLKTATTLDGKIACFNGKSTWITSPALRRTVHMLRRISSSVMISYSTLKHDDPQLSCRLPGVKKESIKVVLDTRGEISSPNFKIFNDGIVWSFGKKNTFKHKNFFNFEANLNGEKLDLGDILQQLGTMGINSVLVECGGKLFSSFVNGNLFDQIIWFRSNKVAGGDALSCCSNLNFDHPSKFIKLRKTNEIKIHDESVEFFANDNSGRFNTVLGSL; from the coding sequence ATGGAAGCGGCAGTAAATGCTTCGCTTTTTGGACAAGGTTTTACTGCTGATAATCCCTCTGTTGGATGCATTATCGTGAAGGATGACGAGGTAGTTGGAAAAGGTGTCACTGGGATTAATGGTTCTCCACATGCGGAAGCGGTTGCTCTGAAAGTTGCCGGTATAAAGGCAAGAGGCGCCGACTTGTACACCACACTCGAGCCCTGTGCACATCACGGGAGAACAGCACCTTGCACAGATTTAATTATTGGATCCGGAATAAAGAACGTCTTTATCGGAACTAGGGATCCAGATACCAGAGTTAACGGTAAAGGGATACAAAAGCTTCGGGAAAGTGGAATTGTTGTTACTACTGGAATTTTAAAAAGGGAGTGCTGTATTAGCAACATAGGGTATTTTTACCGTCAAGTTTTTGGGAAACCATTTGTTACCCTTAAGACTGCAACTACCCTTGATGGAAAAATTGCTTGTTTTAATGGCAAAAGCACTTGGATTACGAGTCCTGCTCTGAGGAGAACAGTACACATGCTAAGACGTATATCTTCGTCTGTTATGATTAGCTATTCAACTCTTAAACATGATGATCCACAGCTTAGCTGTAGGCTACCTGGTGTGAAAAAAGAGTCGATTAAAGTAGTGCTTGATACTCGAGGTGAAATTTCTTCTCCTAATTTTAAAATCTTTAATGACGGCATTGTCTGGTCATTCGGTAAAAAAAATACATTCAAACATAAGAATTTCTTTAATTTTGAAGCTAATCTAAACGGGGAAAAGTTGGATCTGGGAGACATCTTACAGCAACTTGGAACGATGGGTATTAATAGCGTGTTGGTAGAATGTGGAGGCAAATTATTTTCGTCGTTTGTAAATGGAAATTTATTCGATCAGATTATCTGGTTTAGATCCAATAAAGTTGCTGGTGGTGATGCACTGAGTTGTTGCAGTAATTTGAATTTCGATCATCCTTCGAAGTTTATTAAATTAAGAAAAACCAACGAAATAAAAATTCACGATGAATCAGTTGAGTTTTTCGCTAATGATAATTCTGGGAGATTCAATACTGTTTTAGGAAGTTTATAG
- the ligA gene encoding NAD-dependent DNA ligase LigA, with amino-acid sequence MKAKKEIQELYEKLLRHNKKYYQDDSPEITDAEYDSIKGRYLKLLEANPSLGFPVVIGYPASEKFQKVKHLSPMLSLRNIFSEEELVEYIERTKRFLNLKNELEFLCEPKIDGVSFSARYINGKLLSCATRGDGKIGENIIDNMKVINGFPIEIVDVPDLLEVRGEVFLDHDTFQTLEGFSNPRNAAAGSLRQLNPEITKERNLQYFAYSISKIDGIEHQEDVLHFLSERGFMTNPLRLASSKVPEIMSFYDSVYRGRSQIKYDIDGLVYKVNNLKLHARLGTLSDAPRWAIAHKFPSHRGKTILEKIKLSVGRTGIITPVAHLKPITIGGVVISRASLYNEDELARKDIREGDLVTVERAGDVIPKVLEVDISYRTNQERFIFPDKCPSCSSTLIRKNNEAAIRCNNRKKCTEQVIQQIKHLVSAQAFDIDGIGTSHISFFIEKEFISEPADIFCLDKHRDEIKKYDGWGEKSVDNILTSIEKSRKISLEKFIFSLGIKNVGEKTAYMLAQQFKSFANWFDKMSILKDDTQTENEIRNLDGMGSCVCESLLDFFSDPDNCNMVKSLSNHVMITDHAISIGGPLSGKKFVFTGTLLSITREEAKEIVKKAGGIVLNSVSKQVDYVVAGEKAGSKLVKANELGIAIIEEKTLIEFTTGNNTPALKRDTSSN; translated from the coding sequence ATGAAAGCAAAGAAGGAAATTCAAGAGCTTTACGAGAAACTCCTACGACACAATAAGAAGTACTATCAAGATGATAGTCCGGAGATAACAGATGCTGAATATGATTCCATTAAGGGCCGTTATCTTAAGCTTCTGGAAGCAAATCCGAGTCTAGGCTTTCCGGTGGTTATTGGCTATCCTGCTTCCGAGAAGTTCCAAAAAGTCAAACACTTGTCTCCTATGCTTTCATTACGCAACATCTTCTCGGAAGAAGAACTGGTAGAGTACATAGAAAGAACAAAAAGATTCCTTAATCTCAAAAATGAACTTGAATTCCTATGTGAGCCTAAAATAGATGGCGTGTCATTTTCTGCACGTTACATCAATGGAAAACTGCTCTCTTGTGCAACAAGAGGAGACGGGAAAATAGGAGAAAACATTATTGATAACATGAAAGTTATCAATGGGTTCCCTATAGAAATTGTGGATGTACCAGATCTTTTGGAAGTACGTGGAGAAGTTTTCCTTGACCATGATACTTTTCAAACTCTTGAAGGCTTTTCAAATCCTCGGAATGCTGCTGCGGGGTCACTTAGGCAACTTAATCCTGAAATAACGAAGGAACGCAATCTGCAATACTTCGCTTATAGCATCAGCAAAATCGATGGAATAGAACATCAGGAAGATGTGTTACATTTTCTCAGTGAGCGCGGTTTTATGACAAATCCGTTGAGACTAGCTTCATCAAAAGTGCCTGAAATCATGAGCTTTTACGATTCAGTTTATCGTGGACGCTCGCAAATCAAGTACGATATAGATGGGCTGGTTTACAAGGTGAATAACCTCAAGTTACATGCGAGGCTGGGCACGCTATCAGATGCACCTAGATGGGCCATAGCGCATAAATTTCCCTCACATCGAGGCAAGACTATACTTGAAAAAATTAAGCTCAGCGTTGGGCGTACAGGTATCATCACGCCGGTTGCTCACTTAAAACCGATTACCATAGGCGGAGTTGTTATATCAAGGGCAAGCCTATACAACGAAGACGAACTAGCAAGAAAAGACATCCGCGAAGGAGATCTGGTAACCGTAGAAAGAGCTGGAGACGTCATTCCAAAAGTACTTGAAGTAGACATCTCGTATAGAACTAATCAGGAGAGGTTTATCTTTCCTGATAAATGTCCATCCTGTTCTTCTACACTGATAAGAAAAAATAACGAAGCGGCGATTCGTTGCAATAATCGCAAAAAATGTACTGAACAGGTAATACAGCAAATAAAACATCTTGTCTCAGCGCAAGCATTCGATATAGATGGTATAGGGACATCACACATTTCTTTTTTTATTGAGAAGGAATTTATTTCAGAACCAGCAGATATTTTTTGCTTAGATAAGCACAGAGATGAGATCAAAAAATATGATGGTTGGGGAGAAAAATCAGTAGATAATATTCTCACAAGCATTGAGAAGTCTCGGAAAATAAGTTTGGAAAAATTTATTTTTAGCCTTGGAATAAAAAATGTAGGTGAAAAGACTGCTTATATGCTTGCACAGCAGTTCAAAAGTTTTGCCAACTGGTTTGACAAAATGTCCATACTCAAAGACGACACTCAAACTGAAAATGAGATCAGGAATCTCGATGGTATGGGAAGTTGTGTCTGTGAATCTTTACTGGATTTTTTCAGTGATCCAGATAATTGCAATATGGTAAAAAGTTTATCTAATCACGTCATGATTACTGATCATGCCATTAGTATAGGTGGCCCACTTAGTGGGAAAAAATTTGTTTTTACAGGTACGCTTCTCTCAATTACTAGAGAAGAAGCAAAAGAGATCGTAAAAAAAGCTGGTGGTATAGTTTTGAACAGTGTTTCCAAGCAAGTCGACTATGTTGTAGCTGGAGAAAAGGCGGGCTCAAAATTAGTAAAAGCCAATGAACTTGGTATTGCAATCATAGAAGAAAAAACCCTCATAGAATTCACAACTGGGAACAACACACCTGCTCTTAAGAGAGATACAAGCTCCAACTAA
- a CDS encoding dihydroneopterin aldolase, whose product MKLVLNRITLHTGLGIRSWERVVRRIVLVNITLYSDKLLDYSLILERLALSVADVHFEYVEDLAETLAATLINCFAPIKLSLEVKKPSFFKLLESASVQVEYDSETGS is encoded by the coding sequence ATGAAATTAGTTCTCAATAGAATTACTCTACATACGGGATTAGGAATCCGTTCTTGGGAAAGGGTTGTGAGAAGAATAGTTTTGGTTAACATTACTCTCTATTCAGATAAGTTACTTGATTACAGCTTGATTCTTGAACGCCTTGCCTTGTCCGTTGCTGATGTGCATTTTGAGTATGTTGAGGACTTAGCAGAGACTCTTGCTGCAACACTGATTAATTGTTTTGCTCCAATTAAATTATCACTTGAAGTAAAAAAACCGTCTTTTTTTAAACTGCTTGAGTCTGCCTCCGTGCAGGTGGAATATGATAGTGAAACCGGTTCTTAA
- the carA gene encoding glutamine-hydrolyzing carbamoyl-phosphate synthase small subunit, whose product MNKNLSYDSCLAFAGGECFFGFSYGRRGVAVGEVCFTTGMTGYQHTITDPSFSGQIILFAFPHIGNVAINSCDNESSRVFARGLIFRERPQDFLHHLKIRSFSSWLEDNGIAAIYGVDTRAITRLVRLKGNQGGIIFPINDIGVDEALSLLREAEDMNGNELAISASGNARCSPYCAGDKRKKVCVVDFGIKDGIIRNLEKYFAVVVVDGKKGFSSALESEDFAGIVLSNGPGDPSATYLQLCEDFSRVLASNLPVLGICLGHQLLLLAFGCKTRKMLVGHRGTNHPVINLETQKVEITSQNHGFVLDESTLNNKDIIVTHRSLFDRSVEGIKIKDRKIFSVQYHPEGSPGTHDSHYIFTKFFDEISSQ is encoded by the coding sequence ATGAACAAGAACTTGTCATACGATAGCTGTCTCGCTTTTGCCGGTGGTGAGTGTTTTTTCGGATTTTCGTATGGCAGGAGGGGCGTTGCGGTTGGTGAGGTATGTTTCACTACTGGTATGACAGGCTACCAGCATACCATCACTGATCCCTCTTTCTCTGGTCAAATCATTCTTTTTGCTTTTCCCCATATTGGGAATGTTGCAATTAATTCCTGTGACAATGAGTCTTCCCGTGTTTTTGCTAGGGGACTGATTTTTCGAGAAAGGCCACAGGATTTCTTGCATCATTTGAAGATAAGAAGCTTTTCTAGCTGGCTAGAAGATAATGGTATTGCAGCAATATACGGAGTTGATACGCGTGCGATTACTCGGTTAGTTCGCCTAAAGGGTAATCAGGGCGGTATCATTTTTCCCATTAATGACATCGGTGTAGATGAAGCTCTCTCACTTCTTAGAGAAGCTGAGGATATGAATGGAAATGAGTTAGCTATATCTGCAAGTGGAAATGCGCGATGCTCACCCTACTGTGCTGGTGATAAGAGAAAGAAAGTCTGTGTAGTCGACTTTGGCATAAAGGACGGCATCATAAGAAATCTGGAAAAATATTTTGCAGTTGTGGTAGTAGATGGAAAAAAAGGGTTTTCGTCTGCTTTGGAGTCGGAGGACTTTGCTGGCATCGTCCTCTCGAATGGTCCGGGTGATCCGTCTGCGACGTACTTACAGTTGTGTGAGGATTTTTCAAGAGTTCTTGCATCTAATTTACCGGTCTTAGGAATCTGTCTAGGACACCAGTTACTGCTTCTCGCATTTGGATGTAAAACAAGAAAGATGCTTGTAGGACATAGAGGAACTAATCACCCTGTTATCAATCTTGAGACGCAAAAGGTAGAAATCACAAGTCAAAATCACGGTTTTGTATTAGACGAATCGACGTTAAATAATAAAGATATTATTGTTACACACAGATCCTTGTTTGACCGTTCTGTGGAGGGAATCAAGATAAAAGACAGAAAAATCTTTTCTGTTCAATATCATCCTGAAGGTTCGCCAGGGACGCATGACTCTCACTATATCTTTACTAAATTTTTTGATGAAATTAGTTCTCAATAG
- the rpmE gene encoding 50S ribosomal protein L31: MKKNIHPAVYDVILEFTNGMRLKVKSTIGKEGEVIVHNAGDWPPETHPAWTKSASTSIRSTSKVNKFKEKFGEDFM; this comes from the coding sequence ATGAAAAAAAACATTCATCCGGCAGTGTACGATGTTATCCTTGAATTTACCAATGGAATGAGACTCAAAGTAAAGTCAACCATTGGTAAAGAAGGTGAGGTTATTGTTCACAATGCTGGCGACTGGCCTCCTGAAACTCACCCGGCCTGGACAAAATCTGCTTCTACAAGCATCAGGTCCACTAGTAAGGTCAATAAATTCAAGGAGAAGTTTGGAGAGGACTTCATGTAA
- a CDS encoding DUF1013 domain-containing protein, giving the protein MRKAVAVWLVDKTALTFEQIAQACGLHVLEVEGIADGTVAHGLIGCDPRITGEVEQADIEACENDPSRKLCIKSIVDKRKRKGRAYTPVVKRRVKSDAALWLINKYPELSDAQIVSLIGTTAKIVKSIRDRTYWNYENLKPRDPILFNLYSQEDLDEALLKVKISEQSEQRLREIEESMEDSM; this is encoded by the coding sequence ATGCGCAAAGCAGTAGCTGTCTGGTTGGTAGATAAGACAGCTCTGACTTTTGAACAAATTGCACAAGCTTGCGGTTTGCACGTTTTAGAAGTAGAGGGTATCGCGGATGGCACCGTCGCACACGGTCTCATAGGATGCGATCCTCGTATTACGGGAGAGGTGGAGCAAGCTGATATAGAAGCTTGTGAGAACGATCCCAGTAGGAAGTTGTGTATTAAATCCATTGTTGATAAGAGAAAAAGAAAAGGCAGGGCATATACCCCCGTTGTTAAACGTAGGGTTAAGTCGGATGCGGCTCTGTGGCTTATCAATAAGTATCCTGAGTTGAGTGATGCACAGATAGTATCCCTCATAGGGACTACTGCAAAAATTGTAAAGTCCATTAGGGATAGGACTTATTGGAATTATGAAAACCTAAAACCTCGTGATCCGATTTTGTTCAATCTCTACTCGCAGGAGGACTTAGATGAAGCCTTGCTAAAAGTGAAGATTTCAGAGCAAAGTGAACAGCGCCTTCGTGAGATCGAGGAAAGTATGGAAGATTCTATGTAG
- the leuS gene encoding leucine--tRNA ligase translates to MSNYNFKEIEQFSQSLWDFSSCDFKRKKYYVLSMFPYPSGKLHMGHLRNYVIGDVLARYKRSQGYNVLHPIGWDAFGLPAEKAAISSNIHPRIWTEKNIAKMRTSLKSIGLSYDWNRELSTCSPEYYKHEQKFFLAFLKAGLAYKKNSEVNWDPIDNTVLANEQVIDGRGWRSGAVVVKRKIPQWFLKISDFSEELLKGLDSLTGWPEKVKTMQANWIGKSEGALIKFPISGYEQRFIEVFTTRPETIFGASFCAISVNHPLVNELNLLSNAEREILCTQTTCESDHCDDNKNLSGTVNLEKVDGQKLGILTKIKVKHPFSGGELPLYVANFVFAEYGSGAIFGCPAHDTRDFEFAQQYNLPCLRVISAKCTNIALPYCLEEGVMCNSNFLDGMQVIEARKFIIEKISSIGIGEAKNSYKLRDWGISRQRYWGCPIPVVYCEKCSMQPVKVEDLPITLPEEINFTVQGNPLEHHPTWKYTNCPKCGGPAVRDTDTFDTFFESSWYFAAFCSKEGGIDKESCEYFLPVDMYIGGIEHAILHLLYARFFTRALNKCGYVDVVEPFHSLLTQGMVCHESYQNSSGEYLYPEEAKLLLEKGEKVLVGKMEKMSKSKRNIVDLDEIVSKYGADAARFFILSDNPPENSFGWSDRGINASFKFLQRIKNLVERYLSSKTSAEVQTEQNVKIQINRIISDMTKYIDEIKLNCAVAKIHELVNLLSASGALSKETIHILLRILEPFVPHLAEYLASKLETDVVLYGSPWVAYNEVLIQSDAVTLMVRKNGKFVKLLEVKKDSSEEEIISLAKRLIKNAVVDKVIYVPGKMVNFLCSSSG, encoded by the coding sequence ATGTCGAATTACAATTTTAAGGAAATAGAACAGTTTTCTCAATCATTATGGGATTTTTCCAGTTGTGACTTCAAAAGAAAAAAGTACTATGTTCTGAGTATGTTTCCCTACCCGTCGGGAAAACTACACATGGGACATCTGAGAAATTACGTTATTGGAGACGTCTTAGCACGTTATAAGAGAAGTCAGGGGTACAATGTCTTACACCCAATTGGTTGGGATGCGTTTGGTCTACCAGCTGAAAAAGCCGCGATAAGTAGCAATATCCACCCAAGGATATGGACGGAAAAAAATATTGCAAAGATGCGAACCTCTCTCAAGAGTATAGGTCTATCGTATGATTGGAACAGAGAACTTTCAACCTGCTCTCCTGAGTATTATAAGCACGAACAAAAATTTTTTTTGGCCTTTCTAAAAGCTGGTTTAGCATACAAAAAAAATTCCGAAGTAAATTGGGATCCTATCGATAACACAGTCCTTGCAAATGAACAGGTCATTGATGGGCGTGGTTGGAGATCAGGTGCGGTTGTCGTGAAGAGAAAGATTCCGCAATGGTTCCTTAAAATTAGCGACTTTTCCGAAGAACTCCTGAAGGGATTAGATTCGCTTACTGGCTGGCCAGAGAAGGTTAAAACTATGCAAGCAAATTGGATAGGAAAATCTGAAGGGGCACTGATAAAATTTCCTATAAGCGGATATGAGCAAAGATTTATTGAGGTATTCACTACTAGACCCGAGACGATCTTTGGTGCCTCATTTTGTGCTATTTCAGTTAATCATCCTTTGGTTAATGAACTAAATTTATTGAGTAATGCAGAGAGAGAAATACTGTGCACGCAAACTACCTGTGAGTCAGATCATTGCGATGACAACAAAAACTTGTCTGGGACGGTAAATCTTGAGAAAGTTGATGGGCAAAAGCTTGGCATTCTAACAAAAATAAAAGTGAAGCATCCCTTTTCTGGCGGTGAGCTTCCTTTATACGTAGCAAATTTTGTATTTGCAGAATACGGTTCGGGAGCAATATTTGGTTGCCCAGCTCATGATACACGAGATTTTGAATTCGCACAGCAATACAACTTACCGTGCTTAAGAGTTATCTCAGCAAAATGCACAAATATTGCACTACCCTACTGTTTGGAAGAAGGAGTAATGTGTAATTCAAATTTCCTGGATGGAATGCAGGTGATAGAGGCACGAAAATTTATAATTGAAAAAATTTCTTCGATTGGTATCGGTGAGGCAAAGAACTCGTACAAATTGCGAGACTGGGGAATATCAAGGCAGCGATATTGGGGCTGTCCGATTCCGGTTGTGTACTGTGAAAAGTGTTCGATGCAACCAGTAAAAGTTGAAGATCTGCCTATTACACTTCCAGAAGAAATAAATTTCACAGTACAAGGTAATCCACTAGAACACCATCCAACATGGAAATATACAAATTGTCCAAAATGTGGTGGTCCTGCAGTTAGAGATACAGATACCTTCGATACATTTTTTGAATCTTCTTGGTATTTTGCGGCCTTTTGCAGTAAAGAGGGAGGAATAGATAAGGAGTCTTGCGAATATTTTCTTCCTGTCGACATGTACATCGGCGGAATAGAACATGCAATATTACATTTGCTTTATGCTAGGTTCTTTACGCGCGCCTTAAACAAATGTGGATACGTAGATGTAGTGGAACCATTTCATAGTCTACTCACACAGGGTATGGTTTGCCATGAGAGCTACCAGAACTCTTCCGGTGAATATCTGTACCCTGAGGAAGCAAAATTACTGCTGGAAAAAGGTGAAAAAGTTCTGGTTGGTAAAATGGAGAAAATGAGTAAATCTAAAAGGAATATCGTGGATCTTGACGAAATAGTTTCAAAATATGGTGCTGATGCAGCAAGGTTCTTTATTCTTTCTGATAATCCTCCAGAAAACAGTTTTGGATGGTCAGATAGGGGCATAAATGCGTCGTTTAAGTTTTTGCAAAGAATCAAAAATCTTGTAGAAAGATATCTTTCCAGTAAAACCAGTGCTGAAGTTCAAACAGAGCAGAACGTTAAAATCCAGATTAACAGGATTATCTCCGATATGACGAAATACATTGATGAAATAAAATTAAATTGTGCAGTTGCAAAGATTCACGAGTTGGTCAACTTGCTGAGTGCGTCCGGAGCATTATCTAAAGAAACGATTCACATACTTTTGAGGATACTCGAACCATTTGTACCACACTTAGCTGAATATTTGGCCTCAAAGCTTGAAACCGATGTCGTTCTATACGGCTCCCCATGGGTTGCTTATAATGAAGTACTCATTCAAAGCGATGCGGTCACATTAATGGTGCGGAAGAATGGAAAATTCGTAAAATTGTTAGAAGTGAAGAAAGATTCTTCTGAAGAAGAGATAATTTCCCTAGCAAAAAGATTGATCAAGAATGCCGTAGTTGATAAAGTTATATATGTTCCTGGTAAGATGGTTAATTTTCTTTGCAGCAGTTCTGGTTAA
- a CDS encoding XRE family transcriptional regulator, whose translation MTKIADQITNVMAYKIRKRMEEIGINARELAERAGVGKSFVYDILNGKSKNPTSKKLNSISRELGISISYLINVSPDSIDYENYLPVHSLDNQLSVSFLFNRAFCEEHISEAGKLYSCIMYDDSMSPSIMPNETLIIKKFVQGDRMKSGVFLIRDKFNSIVRSVEHIFGSQDVKITPDNEKYSTYIKHFDEIDIIGKVIFTLRRL comes from the coding sequence ATGACAAAAATCGCTGACCAGATAACGAATGTAATGGCATATAAAATAAGGAAGCGGATGGAAGAAATCGGCATTAATGCGAGAGAACTCGCTGAGAGAGCAGGGGTCGGAAAATCATTCGTATACGACATATTGAATGGTAAGTCAAAAAATCCTACTTCAAAAAAGCTTAATTCCATTTCAAGGGAATTAGGTATCTCGATTTCTTATCTTATAAATGTATCACCAGATTCAATAGATTACGAAAACTATCTACCCGTGCATAGCCTAGATAATCAGCTCAGTGTTAGCTTTCTCTTTAACAGGGCCTTTTGCGAAGAACATATAAGCGAGGCAGGTAAACTATACTCCTGCATTATGTATGACGATAGTATGTCGCCAAGCATAATGCCAAATGAGACTTTGATAATAAAAAAATTTGTTCAGGGCGATAGAATGAAGTCCGGGGTCTTTCTTATACGCGATAAGTTCAACAGTATAGTGCGAAGCGTTGAACATATCTTTGGAAGCCAAGACGTTAAGATAACCCCGGATAATGAGAAATACTCAACCTATATCAAACACTTTGACGAAATTGACATAATAGGTAAAGTAATCTTTACACTCAGGAGATTGTAA
- the ccsA gene encoding cytochrome c biogenesis protein CcsA yields MKKNFLDTSISKKCIFSLIFALCVLYSFAFYFVFSSPIDQLHGNLVRIMYIHVPAAWLGIGLYCVIGLLNLLYLSFSVLRFGVIAYALAPIGMVFSLICLITGGLWGKPIWGAFWVWDARLTSMLVLFFLYLGYYILWDYKEFNIKLAAILNLVGLANIPIIKLSVYLWATLHQKSSFIRSGGISIHPSMLTPLLLMFLASFVLTLLLWYFNARATLNLKKIEKLLLYEKSTD; encoded by the coding sequence ATGAAAAAAAACTTCCTCGATACCAGTATATCAAAAAAGTGTATTTTTAGCTTGATATTCGCTTTATGCGTTTTATATTCATTCGCTTTTTATTTTGTATTTTCGTCTCCTATTGACCAATTACACGGTAACTTAGTACGGATCATGTACATTCATGTTCCCGCTGCTTGGCTCGGTATAGGTCTGTACTGCGTCATTGGACTACTGAACTTGCTGTATTTATCCTTTTCTGTGCTAAGGTTTGGTGTAATTGCATATGCATTAGCACCAATCGGTATGGTTTTCTCCTTAATCTGTTTGATTACTGGAGGTCTCTGGGGAAAACCAATATGGGGAGCATTTTGGGTATGGGACGCCAGATTAACATCAATGTTAGTCCTCTTTTTTTTATATTTGGGTTACTACATACTCTGGGACTACAAGGAATTTAACATCAAATTGGCTGCTATACTTAACTTAGTTGGTTTGGCAAATATCCCGATTATTAAACTCTCAGTTTATTTGTGGGCAACATTACATCAGAAATCCAGTTTTATAAGAAGTGGTGGTATATCAATTCATCCATCAATGCTTACGCCTTTGTTGTTGATGTTTCTAGCATCCTTTGTGTTGACACTCCTATTATGGTATTTTAACGCTCGTGCAACGCTGAACTTAAAGAAAATAGAGAAGCTGCTTTTATATGAGAAGTCTACTGACTAA
- a CDS encoding aspartate carbamoyltransferase catalytic subunit — MRSLLTNNDITVDEIYEIFDLAAFYLKNGIKNDLLGKVVFSVFFESSTRTETSFSLAASKLGCLVEKVNVATVALKKGEHLVDFFTSLNGLSPNAFIIRHSQSGVLHILEKYIDCCIVNAGDGTNEHPTQGLIDAFTVLLLKEKIEGLNILVCGDIIRSRVAHSTIPILQRLGATVSISGPLSFMPTIQVEQIIYYDNFPAAAKSADVIIMLRTQTERTGQKVLAGTTAPFCLDENILKDLSPDVLIMHPGPIHRNCEISNIVLDDPRCAILTQVRNSQYVRAAVLNFLIKS; from the coding sequence ATGAGAAGTCTACTGACTAATAACGATATTACCGTTGATGAGATTTATGAGATCTTCGATCTGGCTGCTTTCTATTTAAAGAATGGAATTAAGAATGATCTGCTTGGAAAAGTGGTTTTCTCGGTTTTTTTTGAGAGCTCGACACGCACCGAAACTTCTTTTTCGCTTGCTGCAAGTAAACTCGGTTGCCTAGTTGAAAAAGTAAATGTAGCAACTGTCGCACTAAAAAAGGGTGAGCACTTAGTGGATTTTTTTACTTCCTTAAATGGCCTTTCACCAAACGCGTTCATAATACGACACAGCCAAAGTGGTGTTCTTCATATCTTAGAAAAATATATTGATTGTTGCATTGTTAATGCAGGTGACGGGACAAACGAACATCCAACGCAGGGATTAATAGATGCATTTACCGTGCTCCTACTGAAGGAAAAGATAGAGGGTTTAAATATACTTGTCTGTGGAGATATTATAAGGAGTAGAGTTGCTCATTCTACTATACCTATACTCCAAAGACTTGGGGCAACCGTTTCAATTTCTGGACCGCTGAGTTTTATGCCCACAATCCAAGTAGAACAAATTATTTACTATGATAACTTTCCTGCAGCGGCTAAATCTGCTGATGTCATAATAATGCTGCGTACTCAGACCGAACGTACGGGACAGAAAGTTTTGGCTGGTACTACGGCCCCTTTTTGTCTTGATGAAAATATTCTGAAAGATTTAAGTCCTGACGTGCTTATAATGCATCCGGGACCTATTCATAGAAATTGTGAGATTTCAAATATTGTCCTTGATGACCCTAGGTGTGCAATACTTACACAAGTGAGGAATTCCCAATATGTAAGAGCAGCTGTATTGAACTTTCTCATAAAAAGTTAG